In Pseudomonas sp. Leaf58, one DNA window encodes the following:
- the rpiA gene encoding ribose-5-phosphate isomerase RpiA, translating into MTQDQLKQAVAQAAVDFILPKLDEKSVVGVGTGSTANFFIDALAQHKTAFDGAVASSEATAQRLKGHGIPVYELNSVSELEFYVDGADESDAHLNLIKGGGAALTREKIVAAVAKTFICIADASKLVPVLGAFPLPVEVIPMARSHVARQLVKLGGDPVYREGVVTDNGNVILDVYNLQITNPVELEAQINAIVGVVTNGLFAARPADLLLLGTSEGVKTLKAE; encoded by the coding sequence ATGACCCAGGACCAACTCAAACAGGCCGTCGCCCAGGCCGCTGTCGACTTCATTCTGCCCAAGCTGGATGAAAAGAGCGTCGTCGGCGTCGGTACCGGTTCGACCGCCAACTTCTTCATCGACGCCCTGGCTCAGCACAAGACCGCCTTCGACGGCGCGGTCGCCAGCTCCGAAGCCACTGCGCAGCGCCTGAAGGGCCACGGTATCCCGGTCTATGAGCTGAACAGCGTCAGCGAGCTGGAGTTCTACGTGGACGGCGCCGACGAGAGCGACGCGCACCTGAACCTGATCAAAGGCGGCGGCGCGGCCCTGACCCGCGAGAAAATCGTCGCGGCCGTGGCCAAGACCTTCATCTGCATCGCCGACGCCAGCAAGCTGGTGCCGGTGCTGGGCGCCTTCCCGCTGCCGGTCGAAGTGATCCCGATGGCCCGCAGCCACGTGGCACGCCAGCTGGTCAAGCTGGGCGGCGACCCGGTGTACCGCGAAGGCGTGGTCACCGACAACGGCAACGTGATCCTCGACGTGTACAACCTGCAGATCACCAACCCGGTTGAGCTGGAAGCGCAGATCAACGCCATCGTTGGCGTGGTCACCAACGGCCTGTTCGCGGCGCGGCCGGCGGATCTGCTGCTGCTGGGTACTTCGGAAGGCGTGAAAACCCTGAAGGCCGAATAA
- a CDS encoding HAD family phosphatase translates to MRLALFDLDNTLLGGDSDHAWGDYLCERGILDPVAYKQRNDGFYQDYLNGTLDLQAYLAFSMEILAATPLAKLDEWHRDFMRDCIEPILLPKALALLQQHREAGDQLLIITATNRFVTAPIARRLGVRVLLATECEMRDGRYTGRSTDIPCFREGKVTRLERWMLENGFDLEDSYFYSDSMNDLPLLQRVTHAVAVDPDPNLRAEAEKRGWPVVSLRD, encoded by the coding sequence ATGCGCCTGGCTTTATTCGACCTGGACAATACCCTCCTCGGTGGCGACAGCGACCATGCCTGGGGGGACTACCTGTGCGAGCGCGGCATCCTCGACCCGGTTGCCTACAAGCAGCGCAACGATGGCTTCTACCAGGACTACCTCAACGGCACCCTGGACCTGCAGGCCTACCTGGCCTTTTCCATGGAAATCCTTGCGGCAACGCCCCTGGCCAAGCTTGACGAATGGCACCGCGACTTCATGCGCGACTGCATCGAGCCGATCCTCCTGCCCAAGGCCCTGGCCTTGCTGCAGCAGCACCGCGAAGCGGGCGACCAGCTGCTGATCATCACCGCCACCAACCGCTTCGTCACCGCACCGATTGCCCGGCGCCTGGGGGTGCGGGTGTTGCTAGCGACCGAATGCGAGATGCGCGATGGCCGCTATACCGGGCGTAGTACCGATATACCGTGTTTTCGTGAAGGCAAGGTGACGCGACTGGAACGCTGGATGCTGGAGAACGGCTTTGATCTTGAAGACAGCTACTTCTATAGCGACTCGATGAATGATCTGCCGTTGCTGCAGCGGGTGACGCATGCGGTGGCGGTAGACCCGGACCCGAACCTGCGGGCGGAGGCCGAGAAGCGTGGGTGGCCGGTGGTTTCGTTGCGGGATTGA
- a CDS encoding SdiA-regulated domain-containing protein, protein MRRFVRLSFVLAVCGLLLLGWAGQEFRLFERGWFNLKAWWQPAEQSIGLHRYQVVLEAQPVEGLDDDLSALTYDPERKTLFTVTNARSELIELSLDGRILRRVPLTGFGDPEAVEYVGPNSYVITDERQQRLIRVRLADDTLFLDAGDAEQLTLGIGLNGNKGFEGLAYDSAGKRLFVAKERDPMLIYEVHGFPHDNPELPYAVHVVQDRKRDSRLFVRDLSSLQFDERSGHLLALSDESRLVLELDVEGRPLSTMALRKGFQGLQATVPQAEGIAMDEAGTIYLVSEPNLFYVFKQPAD, encoded by the coding sequence ATGCGTCGTTTTGTTCGCCTGTCGTTTGTCCTGGCCGTTTGCGGCCTACTCCTGCTCGGTTGGGCCGGGCAGGAGTTCCGCCTGTTCGAGCGTGGCTGGTTCAACCTCAAGGCCTGGTGGCAGCCCGCCGAGCAAAGCATCGGCCTGCACCGCTACCAGGTAGTGCTGGAGGCGCAGCCGGTCGAAGGGCTGGATGACGACCTGTCGGCACTGACCTACGACCCCGAGCGCAAGACCCTGTTCACCGTCACCAATGCCCGCTCGGAGCTGATTGAGTTGTCGCTGGACGGGCGCATCCTGCGTCGGGTGCCGCTGACCGGCTTCGGCGACCCGGAAGCTGTGGAGTATGTCGGGCCGAACAGCTATGTGATCACCGACGAGCGTCAGCAGCGGCTGATTCGCGTGCGCCTGGCGGACGACACCCTGTTCCTCGACGCCGGCGATGCCGAGCAACTGACCTTGGGCATCGGCCTGAACGGCAATAAAGGCTTTGAGGGGCTGGCTTACGATTCGGCGGGCAAGCGCCTGTTCGTGGCCAAGGAGCGCGACCCCATGTTGATCTACGAGGTGCATGGCTTCCCGCATGACAACCCGGAGCTGCCCTATGCGGTGCACGTGGTACAAGACCGCAAACGCGATTCACGGCTGTTTGTGCGGGACCTGTCGAGCTTGCAGTTCGATGAGCGCAGCGGGCACCTGCTGGCGCTATCGGACGAGTCACGGCTGGTGCTGGAGCTGGATGTGGAGGGCAGGCCGCTGAGCACCATGGCGTTGCGCAAGGGATTTCAGGGCTTACAGGCGACGGTGCCGCAGGCGGAGGGGATTGCGATGGACGAGGCGGGGACTATCTACCTGGTCAGTGAGCCGAACCTGTTCTATGTGTTCAAGCAGCCGGCAGATTGA
- a CDS encoding RNA pyrophosphohydrolase, which yields MIDPDGFRPNVGIILTNDAGQVLWARRINQDAWQFPQGGINPDETPEDALYRELNEEVGLERDDVEILACTRGWLRYRLPQRLVRTHSQPLCIGQKQKWFLLRLVSNEQRVRMDLTGKPEFDGWRWVSYWYPLGQVVTFKREVYRRALKELAPRLLTRD from the coding sequence GTGATCGACCCGGATGGTTTTCGCCCCAATGTCGGCATCATTCTTACCAATGATGCCGGGCAGGTGCTATGGGCTCGACGGATCAACCAGGATGCCTGGCAATTCCCCCAGGGTGGCATCAACCCTGACGAGACGCCGGAAGATGCCCTGTACCGCGAGCTGAACGAAGAAGTTGGCCTTGAACGCGATGATGTGGAAATTCTTGCCTGCACCCGTGGCTGGTTGCGTTATCGTTTACCCCAGCGCCTGGTACGTACGCATAGCCAGCCGCTGTGCATCGGCCAGAAGCAGAAGTGGTTCCTGCTGCGTCTGGTCAGTAACGAACAACGGGTGCGGATGGACCTGACTGGCAAACCGGAATTCGACGGCTGGCGCTGGGTCAGCTATTGGTATCCGCTGGGCCAGGTTGTGACATTCAAGCGCGAGGTCTACCGACGCGCCCTGAAAGAGCTAGCACCGCGTCTGCTGACGCGCGACTGA
- a CDS encoding SdiA-regulated domain-containing protein: protein MPSPSSAPLTSKRRFYLRWPFGLAVAAVIGYGLAMAMHWDDRGALWVKESFESTAERSESVWLPDYQVDIDAKPLPGMEDDEASDVAFNPRTRTLFAVMGKHPILVELNLDGDVLRKIPLNGWNNPEGVAVLEDGYLAITDERLHDLTLVKVDAQTASLNHDDFKSYDLGQSVKSNKGFEAVAWDPLHQRMVIGEERPPKLYTWNTDGRSPLAGEKQPLPSDELDLRNLSALGVDPRTGHLLVLSADSNMLLELDEQGQQVSFMTLLGGFNGLEHTIPRAEGVAMDDKGNLYMVSEPALFYRFKKN from the coding sequence ATGCCATCACCCTCCAGCGCCCCGCTAACTTCCAAGCGTCGTTTCTATCTGCGCTGGCCCTTCGGCCTGGCCGTTGCAGCGGTGATCGGCTATGGCTTGGCCATGGCCATGCACTGGGATGACCGCGGCGCGCTGTGGGTCAAGGAAAGCTTCGAAAGCACCGCCGAACGCAGCGAGAGCGTATGGCTGCCGGACTACCAGGTCGACATCGACGCCAAGCCGCTGCCGGGTATGGAAGATGACGAAGCCTCCGACGTGGCCTTCAACCCACGTACGCGGACCCTGTTCGCGGTCATGGGCAAGCACCCGATCCTGGTCGAGCTGAACCTGGATGGCGATGTGCTGCGCAAGATCCCGCTCAACGGCTGGAACAACCCGGAAGGCGTCGCCGTACTGGAAGACGGTTACCTGGCAATTACCGACGAGCGCCTGCACGACCTGACCTTGGTCAAAGTGGATGCCCAAACGGCCTCACTCAACCACGATGACTTCAAAAGTTACGACCTGGGCCAATCGGTGAAGAGCAACAAGGGCTTCGAAGCGGTAGCCTGGGACCCGCTGCACCAGCGCATGGTGATCGGGGAAGAACGCCCGCCTAAGCTGTATACCTGGAATACCGATGGCCGCAGCCCGCTTGCCGGCGAAAAGCAGCCGCTGCCCAGCGATGAACTGGACCTGCGCAATCTCTCGGCGTTGGGCGTAGACCCGCGCACCGGCCACCTGCTGGTGCTGTCGGCCGACTCCAACATGCTGCTGGAGCTGGACGAGCAAGGCCAACAAGTCAGCTTCATGACCTTGCTCGGCGGCTTCAATGGCCTGGAACACACCATCCCGCGGGCCGAAGGCGTCGCCATGGACGATAAGGGCAACCTGTACATGGTCAGCGAGCCGGCACTGTTCTATCGCTTCAAAAAGAACTGA
- a CDS encoding DUF2269 domain-containing protein, whose translation MEHLTTVKTLHIIATALLLLGALGLAIWTVRARRRGDDEAYAKLLRRPLVFVWLVMGLSLVSMPFTGWWLVHLVGWPLGQTWVLASSVIYTLGAFAVWWLLVRLSRLRKAEVVGLRFTLALAVFSGVCFLSIAGLMGAKPV comes from the coding sequence ATGGAACACCTGACCACCGTCAAAACCCTGCACATTATCGCCACCGCACTCCTGCTGCTGGGCGCGCTGGGCCTGGCGATCTGGACCGTGCGCGCCAGACGTCGGGGCGATGACGAGGCCTACGCCAAGTTACTGCGCCGGCCGCTGGTGTTCGTCTGGCTGGTGATGGGCTTGAGCCTGGTGAGCATGCCGTTCACCGGCTGGTGGCTGGTGCACCTGGTGGGCTGGCCGCTGGGGCAGACCTGGGTGCTGGCGTCCAGTGTCATCTACACGCTCGGCGCGTTTGCCGTGTGGTGGCTGCTGGTGCGGCTGAGCCGGCTGCGCAAGGCTGAGGTGGTGGGGTTGCGCTTTACCCTGGCACTGGCAGTGTTCAGTGGGGTTTGCTTCCTGTCCATCGCGGGGCTCATGGGGGCCAAGCCAGTCTGA
- the ptsP gene encoding phosphoenolpyruvate--protein phosphotransferase yields the protein MLNTLRKIVQEVNSAKDLKSALGIIVLRVKEAMGSQVCSVYLLDPETNRFVLMATEGLNKRSIGKVSMAPNEGLVGLVGTREEPLNLENAADHPRYRYFAETGEEKFASFLGAPIIHHRRVVGVLVIQQKERRQFDEGEEAFLVTMSAQLAGVIAHAEATGSIRGLGRQGKGIQEARFVGVPGSPGAAVGRAVVMLPPADLEVVPDKAVDDIDAELKLFQNALEGVRDDMRKLSAKLATQLRPEERALFDVYLMMLEDAALGGEVTEVIKTGQWAQGALRQVVGEHVNRFELMDDDYLRERASDVKDLGRRLLAYLQEARSQSLVYADNTILVSEELTPAMLGEVPEGKLVGLVSVLGSGNSHVAILARAMGIPTVMGLVDLPYSKVDGIEMIVDGYKGEVFTNPSDVLRKQYSEVVEEERQLAQGLDALRELPCVTPDGHRMPLWVNTGLLADVARAQQRGAEGVGLYRTEVPFMIQQRFPSEKEQLAIYREQLASFHPLPVTMRTLDIGGDKALSYFPIKEENPFLGWRGIRVTLDHPEIFLVQTRAMLKASEGLNNLRILLPMISGIHELEEALHLIHRAWGEVRDEGTDVPMPPVGVMVEIPAAVYQTKELARQVDFLSVGSNDLTQYLLAVDRNNPRVADLYDYLHPAVLQALNTVVRDAHGEGKPVSICGEMAGDPAAAILLMAMGFDSLSMNATNLPKVKWMLRQVNMSKAKELLVEALSHDNPQVIHSSLQLALKNLGLARMIGPGANKTL from the coding sequence ATGCTCAATACGCTGCGCAAGATCGTCCAGGAAGTAAACTCCGCCAAAGATCTCAAGTCGGCGTTGGGGATCATTGTCTTGCGCGTGAAGGAGGCCATGGGCAGTCAGGTCTGCTCGGTCTACCTGCTCGACCCGGAAACCAACCGCTTCGTGCTGATGGCCACCGAAGGCCTGAACAAGCGTTCCATTGGCAAGGTCAGCATGGCCCCCAACGAAGGCCTGGTCGGCCTGGTAGGTACCCGGGAAGAGCCGCTGAACCTGGAAAACGCCGCCGACCACCCGCGTTACCGCTACTTTGCCGAAACCGGCGAAGAAAAATTCGCCTCCTTCCTGGGTGCACCGATCATTCACCACCGCCGCGTGGTCGGGGTGTTGGTCATCCAGCAGAAGGAGCGCCGCCAGTTCGACGAGGGTGAAGAGGCCTTCCTGGTCACCATGAGTGCCCAGCTCGCCGGGGTTATCGCCCACGCCGAGGCGACCGGTTCGATCCGTGGCCTGGGCCGGCAGGGCAAGGGTATCCAGGAAGCGCGCTTCGTTGGCGTACCGGGTTCGCCTGGCGCCGCCGTGGGGCGCGCCGTGGTGATGCTGCCACCGGCCGACCTGGAAGTGGTGCCGGACAAGGCAGTCGATGACATCGACGCCGAACTCAAACTGTTCCAGAACGCCCTTGAAGGCGTGCGCGATGACATGCGCAAGCTGTCGGCCAAGCTGGCCACCCAGCTGCGACCGGAAGAGCGCGCGTTGTTCGACGTGTACCTGATGATGCTTGAAGATGCGGCTCTGGGGGGGGAGGTGACCGAGGTCATCAAGACCGGCCAGTGGGCCCAGGGCGCCCTGCGCCAAGTGGTGGGCGAGCACGTCAACCGCTTCGAGCTGATGGACGATGACTACCTGCGCGAGCGCGCCTCCGACGTCAAAGACCTGGGCCGGCGCCTACTGGCTTATCTGCAGGAAGCCCGATCGCAGTCGCTGGTGTATGCCGACAACACCATCCTGGTCAGTGAAGAGCTGACCCCGGCGATGCTCGGCGAAGTGCCGGAGGGCAAGCTGGTCGGCTTGGTTTCGGTGCTGGGCTCGGGTAACTCCCATGTCGCCATCCTGGCCCGTGCCATGGGCATCCCCACGGTGATGGGCCTGGTCGACCTGCCGTATTCCAAGGTCGACGGCATCGAGATGATCGTCGACGGCTACAAGGGTGAAGTATTCACCAACCCCAGCGACGTATTACGCAAGCAATACAGCGAAGTGGTTGAAGAAGAACGCCAGCTGGCCCAGGGCCTCGATGCCCTGCGCGAACTGCCGTGCGTCACCCCGGACGGTCACCGCATGCCGCTGTGGGTCAACACCGGCCTGCTCGCCGACGTCGCCCGCGCTCAGCAGCGTGGGGCTGAAGGGGTAGGGCTGTATCGCACCGAAGTGCCGTTCATGATTCAGCAGCGCTTCCCCAGCGAGAAGGAGCAGCTGGCGATTTATCGCGAGCAACTTGCTTCGTTCCATCCGCTACCAGTGACCATGCGTACCCTGGACATCGGTGGCGACAAGGCGCTGTCGTACTTCCCGATCAAGGAAGAGAACCCGTTCCTTGGCTGGCGCGGCATCCGCGTCACCCTTGACCACCCGGAAATCTTCCTGGTGCAGACCCGGGCCATGCTCAAGGCCAGCGAGGGCCTGAACAACCTGCGTATCCTGCTGCCGATGATTTCCGGCATCCACGAGCTGGAGGAGGCGCTGCACCTGATTCACCGCGCCTGGGGCGAGGTGCGTGACGAAGGCACCGATGTGCCGATGCCGCCGGTGGGCGTGATGGTAGAAATTCCTGCGGCGGTGTACCAGACCAAGGAGCTGGCGCGGCAGGTGGACTTCCTGTCGGTCGGCTCCAACGACCTGACCCAGTACCTGCTGGCGGTAGACCGCAACAATCCACGGGTTGCCGACCTCTACGACTACCTGCACCCGGCGGTACTGCAGGCGCTGAATACGGTGGTGCGCGATGCCCACGGTGAAGGCAAGCCGGTGAGTATTTGTGGGGAGATGGCCGGTGACCCGGCAGCGGCGATCCTGCTGATGGCGATGGGCTTCGACAGCCTGTCGATGAACGCCACCAACCTGCCGAAGGTGAAGTGGATGCTGCGCCAGGTGAACATGAGCAAGGCCAAGGAACTGCTGGTCGAGGCCTTGAGCCATGACAACCCGCAGGTTATCCACAGCTCGCTGCAGCTGGCGCTGAAGAACCTTGGGTTGGCGCGGATGATCGGGCCAGGGGCCAATAAAACCTTGTGA
- a CDS encoding fumarylacetoacetate hydrolase family protein: MSYQHQYVDGTRIHFPLGKVVCIGRNYAEHAKELDNPIPSEPLLFIKPGSCVVPAEGGFKIPTERGSVHYEAEIAVLLGKPLSTHPTEEEVLDAISGYAPALDLTLRDVQAKLKEKGLPWELAKCFDGACVLPPFVSAGSFEDVTDIPVRLTVNGEVRQDGNSAMMLNPIVPMIQHMAAHFSLQAGDVILTGTPAGVGPFNVGDELVLELPGVSRFESRVL, from the coding sequence ATGAGTTACCAGCACCAGTACGTAGACGGCACGCGCATTCACTTCCCGTTGGGCAAGGTAGTGTGCATTGGCCGTAACTATGCCGAGCATGCCAAGGAACTGGACAACCCCATCCCCAGCGAGCCGCTGCTGTTCATCAAACCGGGCAGCTGCGTGGTACCGGCTGAAGGTGGCTTCAAGATCCCGACCGAGCGCGGTTCGGTGCACTATGAGGCCGAAATTGCGGTGCTGCTGGGCAAACCGCTGTCGACTCATCCAACCGAGGAAGAGGTGCTGGACGCGATTTCCGGTTATGCCCCGGCGCTGGACCTGACCCTTCGCGACGTGCAGGCCAAGCTGAAAGAGAAGGGCCTGCCGTGGGAGTTGGCCAAGTGCTTTGATGGCGCCTGCGTGCTGCCGCCGTTCGTGTCGGCTGGCAGCTTCGAGGATGTGACCGACATCCCGGTGCGGCTGACTGTCAACGGCGAAGTGCGCCAGGACGGCAACAGCGCGATGATGCTCAACCCGATCGTGCCAATGATCCAGCACATGGCCGCGCATTTTTCGCTGCAGGCGGGGGATGTGATCCTTACCGGCACCCCAGCGGGTGTGGGGCCGTTCAATGTCGGTGATGAGCTGGTGTTGGAATTGCCGGGTGTAAGCCGCTTCGAAAGCCGGGTGCTCTGA
- the ilvA gene encoding threonine ammonia-lyase, biosynthetic, with translation MLEQYVKKILTSRVYDVAVETPLQSAGQLSKRLGNQVLLKREDLQPVFSFKIRGAYNKLAQLSPEELARGVVTASAGNHAQGLALAAREMGIKATIVMPKTTPEIKIEGVRSRGGKVVLHGDSFPEALAYSLKLVDEKGFVYVHPYDDPHTIAGQGTVAMEILRQHPGQLDAIFVPVGGGGLIAGIAAYVKYLRPDIKVIGVEPDDSNCLQAAMAAGERVVLPQVGLFADGVAVAQIGQHTFDICRHHVDEVVTVSTDEICAAIKDIYDDTRSITEPAGALGVAGIKKYVELYGVTGQTLVAIDSGANVNFDRLRHVAERAELGEKREAIIAVTIPERPGSFKAFCEAIGKRQITEFNYRKHTSDEAHIFVGVQTHPENDPRAGLVQQLAEQGFPVTDLTDNELAKLHIRHMVGGHSAGASDEMVLRFEFPERPGALFNFLNKLGGRWNISMFHYRNHGAADGRVVAGLQVPEDERHLVPAALAKIGYPYWDETENPAYKLFLG, from the coding sequence ATGCTCGAACAGTACGTCAAGAAGATCCTCACCTCGCGCGTCTATGACGTTGCCGTCGAAACTCCGCTGCAGAGCGCCGGGCAGCTGAGCAAGCGCCTGGGCAACCAGGTTCTGCTCAAGCGCGAGGACCTGCAGCCGGTGTTCTCGTTCAAAATTCGCGGGGCTTACAACAAGTTGGCGCAGTTGAGCCCAGAAGAACTGGCCCGTGGCGTGGTCACCGCTTCGGCCGGCAACCATGCCCAGGGGCTGGCCCTTGCTGCGCGTGAAATGGGCATCAAGGCCACTATCGTGATGCCCAAGACCACCCCGGAGATCAAAATCGAAGGCGTGCGCTCGCGCGGTGGCAAGGTGGTACTGCATGGTGACTCGTTCCCCGAGGCGCTGGCCTATTCGCTGAAATTGGTCGATGAAAAGGGCTTCGTCTACGTCCACCCTTACGACGACCCGCACACCATCGCCGGGCAGGGCACCGTGGCCATGGAAATCCTGCGCCAGCACCCAGGCCAGTTGGATGCGATTTTCGTACCCGTGGGCGGTGGCGGCCTGATCGCTGGCATTGCTGCCTACGTGAAGTACCTGCGCCCGGACATCAAGGTGATCGGCGTCGAGCCGGACGATTCCAACTGCCTGCAGGCGGCCATGGCGGCGGGCGAGCGCGTGGTGCTGCCACAGGTGGGGCTGTTTGCCGACGGCGTGGCGGTGGCGCAGATCGGCCAGCACACCTTCGATATTTGCCGCCACCATGTGGATGAAGTGGTTACCGTCAGCACCGACGAGATTTGCGCAGCTATCAAGGATATTTACGACGATACCCGCTCGATCACCGAACCTGCCGGTGCCTTGGGTGTGGCGGGCATCAAGAAGTACGTCGAGCTGTACGGCGTCACCGGGCAGACGCTGGTGGCGATCGATTCCGGCGCCAACGTCAACTTCGATCGCCTGCGCCATGTGGCCGAGCGTGCCGAACTGGGCGAAAAGCGCGAAGCCATCATCGCCGTGACCATTCCCGAGCGCCCGGGCAGCTTCAAGGCCTTCTGCGAGGCCATTGGCAAGCGCCAGATCACCGAATTCAACTACCGCAAGCACACCTCCGATGAGGCGCACATCTTTGTCGGCGTGCAGACCCACCCGGAAAACGACCCCCGGGCAGGGCTGGTGCAGCAACTGGCCGAGCAGGGCTTCCCGGTTACCGACCTGACCGACAACGAACTGGCCAAGCTGCATATTCGCCACATGGTCGGCGGCCATTCGGCGGGTGCCAGTGACGAGATGGTGCTGCGCTTCGAATTCCCCGAACGGCCGGGGGCGCTGTTCAACTTCCTCAACAAGCTGGGCGGGCGTTGGAACATTTCGATGTTCCACTACCGCAACCATGGCGCCGCTGACGGGCGCGTGGTGGCAGGGCTGCAAGTGCCGGAAGACGAGCGCCACCTGGTGCCGGCGGCGCTGGCCAAGATCGGCTACCCGTACTGGGACGAGACTGAAAACCCGGCTTACAAGCTGTTTTTGGGCTGA